Proteins encoded together in one Miscanthus floridulus cultivar M001 chromosome 16, ASM1932011v1, whole genome shotgun sequence window:
- the LOC136510713 gene encoding uncharacterized protein, translated as MARERPGGVVDLSSASDSETVGSEDIQCSQLPFVDYDSYESLLEIQLVGEGDSSGDHSSFDRLLYEKCVKDFKKIKTMKRRLQMALKHKSKKKKIVKKTKDGFTRFSPTAFMNVISALSPKKKAVIESYGYGSLLLVNKCFVPFATWVARLVDSKSGDIIHDGKVISLTEESVHLVLGLPFGTRPFPPDPSVGKDVVLSKFENDKIPLVCFFADKLINKDDLSDEDMFVCFMVVAFSSFLCPNTNTVPSPKYLGVFEDIDHIKEFNWCGFVLEWLLDHIKAFNRGKNDKLKHYQGLGGCLYYLAVVYLDHIDFRQHQVVDFIPRILVWKEDMIQFYCNLDLRSPSVYGYRPLLEFEKTCYYKCSMGISCYLICVIYIYIYIYIYRLKTVSSVDDLDVEFCEKMERVSSYKLPLSLELKISKLIDKHCFNCGLSFNMDVTSLGNVLKEFQDMFARMSRHVCRTDVRTKDLVLDIMEAIAQTNATVDDGVGSDVHARAVNVADVISDGAPKEANVVAPKGSVNTCVGSTSKSAQKNVVVPGSKNVIDVELEETMPKLKKSTCAILSQRSKSMSGAINATVHNPLGDITNASSRSGSHGNCSDFNRDVIVIDKENVTVRDSVSPSPCRHRSRFVASKVSQGS; from the exons ATGGCTCGGGAAAGGCCTGGTGGTGTAGTTGATTTATCTTCCGCCAGTGATTCAGAAACTGTTGGTTCAGAAGATATCCAGTGTTCTCAGCTGCCTTTTGTGGATTATGATTCCTATGAATCACTTTTAGAAATTCAGCTTGTTGGAGAA GGTGATTCCTCCGGTGATCATTCAAGTTTTGACCGTCTTTTGTATGAGAAGTGTGTAAAAGAT TTTAAGAAAATTAAGACTATGAAGAGGAGGCTTCAGATGGCATTGAAGCATAAG TCTAAGAAGAAGAAAATTGTAAAGAAGACTAAAGATGGCTTCACCAGATTTTCTCCCACAGCTTTCATGAATGTGATATCTGCTCTTTCCCCTAAGAAGAAGGCTGTCATTGAGAGCTATGGTTATGGTTCTTTGTTGTTGGTCAATAAGTGCTTTGTGCCGTTTGCTACGTGGGTTGCACGTTTAGTTGATTCCAAGTCTGGTGATATTATTCATGATGGAAAGGTTATCTCTCTTACCGAGGAGTCAGTTCATTTGGTTCTTGGCCTTCCTTTTGGTACTAGACCATTTCCACCTGATCCAAGTGTTGGTAAGGATGTTGTCTTATCAAAGTTTGAAAATGATAAGATTCCTCTAGTTTGTTTCTTTGCTGATAAGTTGATCAATAAGGACGATCTATCAGATGAAGATATGTTTGTTTGCTTCATGGTAGTTGCTTTCAGCAGTTTTTTGTGCCCAAATACCAACACTGTTCCAAGTCCCAAATATTTAGGTGTTTTTGAAGATATTGATCACATAAAGGAGTTCAATTGGTGTGGTTTTGTGTTGGAATGGCTACTGGATCATATCAAGGCTTTCAACAGAGGAAAGAATGATAAACTGAAACACTATCAAGGTCTTGGAGGTTGCTTATACTATCTTGCG GTTGTTTACTTGGATCACATTGATTTTCGTCAACATCAAGTTGTAGACTTCATTCCTCGAATTTTGGTATGGAAGGAAGATATGATTCAGTTTTATTGTAATCTTGACCTTAGATCTCCTAGTGTTTATGGTTACAGACCATTGCTTGAGTTTGAGAAAACTTGCTATTACAAG tGTTCAATGGGGATTAGTTGTTATTTGatttgtgttatatatatatatatatatatatatatatatcgtctgAAGACAGTTTCGTCTGTTGATGATCTTGATGTTGAGTTTTGTGAGAAGATGGAAAGGGTTTCTAGCTATAAACTTCCTTTAAGTCTGGAGCTAAAAATATCTAAGTTGATTGACAAACATTGCTTTAATTGTGGTTTGTCTTTTAACATGGATGTCACTTCTCTTGGGAATGTTTTGAAAGAGTTTCAAGATATGTTTGCAAGGATGTCGCGTCATGTGTGTAGAACTGATGTTAGAACAAAGGATTTGGTCTTGGATATTATGGAAGCTATTGCTCAGACCAATGCTActgttgatgatggtgttggTTCAGATGTTCATGCAAGGGCAGTGAATGTAGCTGATGTTATATCTGATGGTGCTCCAAAAGAAGCTAATGTTGTTGCTCCTAAG GGTTCTGTCAATACTTGTGTTGGATCTACATCGAAATCAGCACAAAAGAATGTTGTTGTTCCTGGTTCTAAAAAT GTCATTGATGTTGAGTTGGAGGAGACTATGCCTAAGCTGAAAAAGA GTACCTGTGCTATTTTAAGTCAGAGATCGAAGTCTATGTCTGGTGCTATCAATGCTACTGTTCATAACCCGTTGGGTGACataactaatgctagttctcgtTCTGGTTCTCATGGCAACTGTTCTGATTTTAACAGAGATGTGATTGTTATTGATAAAGAGAATGTTACAGTTCGTGATTCTGTTTCTCCATCTCCTTGTCGACATCGATCAAGATTTGTTGCTTCGAAG GTGTCGCAAGGTAGTTAG